In Actinoplanes sp. NBC_00393, a single genomic region encodes these proteins:
- a CDS encoding galactose oxidase-like domain-containing protein: MLRRRDVFLRIEPLAAYSPLAPIAGSRRYGRDAMRGHGHEIGRVRPEEIAAATVDALVYREYLDDHYLMPNTAKLVAADVNEPPWHRRVPGAVLYAEPGERLRIHVLNADPHECHSLHVHGVQYGIDSDGAWPLGVSDRLGRRSDEIRPGQSWTYTFDITADTIGVWAFHDHVQMVQANVNRGLFGPLIVRDPAAPRALDVPMFVHAMQAPSTADAFESPLLRKATPKQTFQRTFTTPGTVAYHCKIHGPTMSGTVVVDTGAPAGDRTVEIRDNSFEPPSVSVRPGSKVVWTLAQNFDHIVFAPGGGELTYCLNGRAFVGNTPTIEADAGQRLRWHVLNLDLGSMWHNFHPHSARWQLPAPPGGAADVHALSPAEGFTADTVVPAPARLPRAVEELQTDPPANACRVRIKGDFLFHCHLEEHMMAGLGGLVRARDWLWVDPQTAWSPELRPLLDDDFPWVDLARGGHCEHHDHDQHRYAKPHNPCCGLPDPANHHEHAHSGCDPKQCDHDHAHPAGAPPGRCCGHDHGRTRCCGHDPEAECELCHQPGHHGHSPAVTAAVMPHHREVDVCRLPDLGHWELLPVDSHVLAVHAVLMHTGQVLFFAGSGNSVPNFNARLVRSVVWDYEDGTFHDPGCPFDVFCAGQTVLADGKVLVAGGTDKYDNFVGSRMTYLFDPDLRQWIRVDDMDAHRWYPTLVTMGDGRAVASSGITAPNEVFHPGHGWSKLPATTALPLYPHLLLLKDGRLFYTGEQLGNATVDARVIDPWTGAEQTVPGLRDKANRDQGNSILLPPAQAQRVMVIGGSGPAQATNHTDIIDLSGGPAGAKFQPGPDLAKARGLCNSVILPDRTVLITGGGLHGETRADAVRLAEIYDPATNTVRPVAEAGVSRLYHSVALLLPDGRVVTAGSNPDRGDDELRLELYHPPYLFQGPRPLLDAAPGEWHYGTTVEVSTPSAMTLRWAQLIRPMATTHAYDSDQRLVDLPIVCRDACSITVEVTGNPDLAPPGWYMLSVVDDCGIPSSALWIRLDRPPVPPPAAPPLDHHHGGSHTHRPDFDIPGQPS, from the coding sequence ATGTTGCGTCGCCGGGATGTGTTTCTGCGGATCGAGCCGCTGGCCGCCTACAGCCCGCTGGCGCCGATCGCCGGCAGCCGGCGGTACGGGCGTGACGCCATGCGCGGGCACGGGCATGAGATCGGCCGGGTCCGGCCGGAGGAGATCGCGGCCGCGACGGTGGACGCGCTGGTCTACCGCGAATATCTCGACGACCACTACCTGATGCCCAACACCGCCAAGCTCGTGGCGGCTGACGTCAACGAGCCGCCCTGGCATCGCCGGGTCCCGGGCGCGGTGCTGTATGCCGAGCCGGGGGAGCGGCTGCGCATCCACGTGCTCAACGCCGATCCGCACGAGTGCCACAGCCTGCACGTCCACGGCGTGCAGTACGGCATCGACTCCGACGGCGCCTGGCCGCTCGGCGTCAGCGACCGGCTGGGCCGCCGCAGCGACGAGATCCGTCCGGGGCAGAGCTGGACCTACACGTTCGACATCACCGCGGACACCATCGGGGTCTGGGCCTTCCACGACCACGTCCAGATGGTCCAGGCCAACGTCAACCGCGGCCTGTTCGGCCCCCTGATCGTCCGCGACCCGGCCGCGCCGCGGGCGCTGGACGTGCCGATGTTCGTCCACGCGATGCAGGCGCCGTCGACTGCTGACGCATTCGAGAGCCCGCTCCTGCGCAAGGCCACCCCGAAACAGACCTTCCAACGCACCTTCACCACACCCGGCACCGTCGCCTACCACTGCAAGATCCACGGGCCGACGATGTCCGGCACCGTCGTCGTCGACACTGGTGCGCCCGCTGGTGACCGCACCGTCGAGATCCGCGACAACAGCTTCGAGCCGCCGAGCGTGTCGGTGCGGCCCGGCAGCAAGGTGGTGTGGACGCTCGCCCAGAATTTCGACCACATCGTCTTCGCGCCGGGCGGCGGGGAACTGACCTACTGCCTCAACGGCCGGGCTTTCGTCGGCAACACGCCGACCATCGAGGCCGACGCCGGGCAGCGGCTGCGCTGGCACGTGCTCAATCTCGATCTCGGCTCGATGTGGCACAACTTCCACCCGCACTCGGCGCGCTGGCAGCTGCCGGCGCCGCCCGGCGGCGCCGCCGACGTGCACGCCTTGAGCCCCGCGGAAGGCTTCACCGCGGACACGGTCGTGCCCGCACCAGCCCGGCTGCCGCGCGCTGTCGAGGAACTGCAGACCGATCCGCCGGCGAACGCGTGCCGCGTACGGATCAAGGGTGATTTTCTCTTTCACTGCCACCTCGAGGAGCACATGATGGCCGGGCTCGGCGGCCTGGTCCGCGCCCGCGACTGGCTGTGGGTCGATCCGCAGACCGCCTGGTCGCCGGAGCTGCGCCCGCTGCTGGACGACGACTTCCCCTGGGTCGATCTTGCGCGCGGCGGTCATTGCGAACACCACGATCATGACCAGCATCGGTACGCCAAACCGCACAACCCGTGCTGCGGCCTGCCCGACCCGGCCAATCATCACGAACACGCGCACAGCGGCTGCGACCCGAAGCAGTGCGACCACGACCACGCGCATCCCGCCGGCGCACCGCCCGGACGCTGCTGCGGCCATGATCACGGGCGGACCCGGTGCTGCGGCCACGACCCGGAAGCCGAGTGCGAGCTCTGCCACCAGCCGGGCCATCACGGCCACAGCCCGGCGGTGACGGCTGCCGTCATGCCGCATCATCGCGAGGTAGACGTGTGCCGGCTTCCCGACCTCGGCCACTGGGAACTGCTGCCGGTCGACTCGCACGTGCTGGCGGTGCACGCGGTCCTCATGCACACCGGCCAGGTCCTGTTCTTCGCCGGGTCCGGCAACAGCGTCCCGAACTTCAACGCCCGCCTGGTCAGGAGCGTCGTCTGGGACTACGAGGACGGCACGTTCCACGATCCCGGCTGCCCGTTCGACGTGTTCTGCGCCGGGCAGACCGTGCTGGCCGACGGCAAGGTCCTCGTCGCCGGCGGCACCGACAAGTACGACAACTTCGTCGGCTCACGGATGACGTACCTGTTCGACCCGGACCTGCGGCAGTGGATCCGCGTCGACGACATGGACGCGCACCGCTGGTACCCGACGCTGGTCACCATGGGCGACGGCCGGGCGGTCGCCAGCTCCGGGATCACCGCGCCCAACGAGGTCTTCCACCCCGGCCACGGCTGGAGCAAGCTGCCCGCCACGACCGCGCTGCCGCTCTACCCGCACCTGCTGCTGCTCAAGGACGGCCGGCTGTTCTACACCGGGGAGCAGCTGGGCAACGCCACCGTCGACGCGCGGGTCATCGACCCGTGGACCGGCGCCGAGCAGACCGTGCCCGGGCTGCGCGACAAGGCCAACCGGGACCAGGGCAACAGCATCCTGCTGCCGCCGGCGCAGGCGCAGCGCGTCATGGTCATCGGCGGCAGCGGGCCGGCCCAGGCCACCAACCACACCGACATCATCGACCTGTCCGGCGGGCCGGCCGGCGCGAAGTTCCAGCCCGGCCCCGACCTGGCCAAGGCGCGCGGCCTGTGCAACTCCGTCATCCTGCCGGACCGAACGGTCCTGATCACCGGTGGCGGCCTGCACGGCGAGACCAGGGCCGACGCCGTACGCCTCGCGGAGATCTACGATCCGGCCACCAACACCGTCCGGCCGGTCGCCGAGGCGGGCGTCTCCCGGCTGTACCACTCCGTCGCTCTGCTGCTGCCCGACGGCCGGGTCGTCACGGCCGGCTCGAATCCGGATCGCGGTGACGACGAGTTGCGCCTCGAGCTGTACCACCCGCCCTACCTGTTCCAGGGCCCCCGGCCGCTGCTGGACGCGGCGCCGGGCGAGTGGCACTACGGCACCACGGTCGAGGTCAGCACGCCGTCGGCGATGACGCTGCGCTGGGCGCAGCTGATCCGGCCGATGGCCACCACCCACGCGTATGACTCCGACCAGCGGCTGGTCGACCTGCCCATCGTGTGCCGCGACGCGTGCAGCATCACCGTCGAGGTCACCGGCAACCCCGACCTGGCGCCGCCCGGCTGGTACATGCTCTCCGTCGTCGACGACTGCGGCATCCCGTCCAGCGCGCTGTGGATTCGCCTCGACCGCCCACCCGTTCCGCCGCCCGCGGCGCCGCCGCTGGACCATCACCACGGTGGCAGTCACACGCACCGGCCCGACTTCGACATCCCCGGCCAGCCCAGCTGA
- a CDS encoding IclR family transcriptional regulator, which produces MDSENTVGNSATSQVKSAARVLDVLDDIAANGPGTQLQLAKRLGIPKSSLHALLRTMCARGWLDTDQTGSVYRLGVHTLTVSSAYLDGDPVLSRAGSVMDEIAAATEETVHLGRLEGAEIIYTAKRESKHPLRMYSAVGRRLPAYTTALGRAMLAELPEDVRDPLVPHEIKALTTQTITDRDALLAIIEKAGQLGYAEESEESCLGVRCFGVALPFSHRSVDALSVAVPISRLGDGREDFIIETLLSVKARLTAMRDNRLVR; this is translated from the coding sequence GTGGACTCGGAGAACACGGTCGGCAACTCCGCAACCTCGCAGGTCAAGTCGGCTGCACGGGTCCTCGACGTCCTCGACGACATCGCCGCCAACGGCCCGGGAACCCAGCTCCAGCTGGCCAAGCGCCTCGGCATCCCGAAGAGCAGCCTGCACGCGCTGCTGCGCACCATGTGCGCCCGCGGATGGCTGGACACCGACCAGACCGGCAGCGTCTACCGGCTCGGCGTGCACACCCTGACGGTCAGCTCCGCCTATCTCGACGGCGACCCGGTGCTGTCACGGGCCGGCTCGGTGATGGACGAGATCGCGGCGGCCACCGAGGAGACGGTGCACCTGGGCCGCCTCGAGGGCGCGGAGATCATCTACACCGCGAAGCGCGAGTCCAAGCACCCGCTGCGGATGTACTCAGCCGTCGGCCGGCGCCTTCCCGCGTACACCACGGCTCTGGGCCGGGCGATGCTCGCCGAGCTTCCCGAGGACGTTCGCGACCCGCTGGTCCCCCACGAGATCAAGGCCCTCACCACCCAGACGATCACCGACCGCGACGCCCTGCTGGCGATCATCGAGAAGGCCGGCCAGCTGGGCTACGCGGAGGAGAGCGAGGAGTCCTGCCTGGGCGTACGCTGCTTCGGCGTCGCCCTGCCCTTCTCGCACCGCTCGGTCGACGCGCTGAGCGTCGCCGTCCCGATCAGCCGGCTGGGCGACGGCCGGGAGGACTTCATCATCGAGACGCTGCTGAGCGTGAAGGCCCGGCTCACCGCGATGCGCGACAACCGGCTGGTGCGCTGA
- a CDS encoding sugar ABC transporter substrate-binding protein, producing the protein MRFTRPAAAIMSLSLAAAVLAGCSEQAAGGDDTASAGSACDPAKVRLVGQVRNESNPYEASWLAGGDAYAKSVGLTQERLTYDGDSTKQQEQISQLLAGDTKCLVMNVLPNGDSDTAPIVKGADQAGAYLVTQWNKPADLKPADHKTWLSHITYNGVESGQQIGDALATAIGGSGGIIALQGILDTAAAKDRFAGLEESLKKNSGVELLDQQAANFSRAEALTVTKTLLTKHGDHVKGIWAANDDMALGALEALQQAGKAGKVAVVGIDAVPDAVKAVQGGTMTATVSSDGAWQGGIGLAIGYCVATGKLKVEDIAADNRAFFAKQFLITKENVTDFVEPKTNPADFECANVFNRVAGPLT; encoded by the coding sequence ATGAGATTCACTCGTCCCGCCGCCGCCATAATGAGCCTGTCCCTGGCCGCCGCCGTCCTTGCCGGATGCAGCGAGCAGGCCGCCGGAGGCGACGACACCGCCAGCGCCGGCAGCGCCTGCGACCCGGCCAAGGTCCGGCTGGTCGGCCAGGTCCGCAACGAGTCCAACCCCTACGAAGCCTCCTGGCTCGCCGGCGGCGACGCCTACGCCAAGTCGGTCGGGCTCACCCAGGAACGCCTCACCTACGACGGTGACTCCACCAAGCAGCAGGAGCAGATCAGCCAGCTGCTCGCCGGCGACACCAAGTGCCTGGTCATGAACGTGCTGCCCAACGGCGACTCGGACACCGCGCCGATCGTCAAGGGCGCCGACCAGGCCGGCGCCTACCTCGTCACCCAGTGGAACAAGCCGGCCGATCTGAAGCCGGCCGACCACAAGACCTGGCTCAGCCACATCACCTACAACGGCGTCGAGTCGGGACAGCAGATCGGTGACGCGCTCGCCACGGCCATCGGCGGCTCGGGCGGCATCATCGCGCTGCAGGGCATCCTCGACACCGCGGCCGCCAAGGACCGGTTCGCCGGCCTGGAGGAATCGCTGAAGAAGAACTCCGGCGTCGAACTGCTCGACCAGCAGGCCGCCAACTTCTCCCGCGCCGAGGCGCTGACGGTCACCAAGACCCTGCTGACCAAGCACGGCGACCACGTCAAGGGGATCTGGGCCGCCAACGACGACATGGCGCTCGGCGCACTGGAAGCACTCCAGCAGGCGGGCAAGGCCGGCAAGGTCGCGGTTGTCGGCATCGACGCCGTCCCGGACGCCGTCAAGGCCGTCCAGGGCGGAACCATGACCGCCACCGTCTCCAGCGACGGCGCGTGGCAGGGCGGCATCGGCCTGGCGATCGGCTACTGCGTCGCCACCGGCAAGCTGAAGGTCGAGGACATCGCCGCCGACAACCGGGCGTTCTTCGCCAAGCAGTTCCTCATCACCAAGGAGAACGTCACCGACTTCGTCGAGCCGAAGACGAACCCGGCCGACTTCGAATGCGCCAACGTCTTCAACCGCGTGGCCGGTCCGCTGACGTGA
- the kduI gene encoding 5-dehydro-4-deoxy-D-glucuronate isomerase: MLIEVRYSASPSSVETATNADLRKNFLVEDLFRTGEVHGVYTHDDRLVVGGAVPGAGQLELPAWDVLGTTSHLARRELGVVNVGEPGHVLVNNEKFELGHLDGLFVGRGSEVVFAGPDAAFYFVSAPAHADYPTTLLSHAAVEPVKLGTPQGANERSLYRYAWGEELQTSVLQFGVTVIADGSVWNTFPPHLHDRRTEVYLYVDLDEKDRVFHLMGRPGAARHLVVRNREAVISPPWSIHSGVGTGPYAFIWAMGGENNEYTDLTPVAVEDL, from the coding sequence ATGTTGATCGAGGTTAGGTACTCCGCATCGCCCTCGAGCGTCGAGACGGCGACCAATGCGGACCTGCGAAAGAACTTCCTCGTGGAGGACCTGTTCCGCACCGGCGAGGTGCACGGGGTGTACACCCACGACGACCGGCTGGTGGTCGGCGGCGCCGTTCCCGGCGCCGGTCAGCTGGAGCTGCCGGCCTGGGACGTGCTCGGCACCACCTCGCACCTGGCCCGCCGCGAGCTCGGCGTCGTCAACGTGGGCGAGCCCGGCCACGTGCTGGTCAACAACGAGAAGTTCGAGCTCGGCCACCTCGACGGGCTGTTCGTCGGCCGCGGCAGCGAGGTCGTCTTCGCCGGCCCCGACGCCGCCTTCTACTTCGTCTCCGCGCCGGCCCACGCGGATTACCCCACCACCCTGCTGAGCCACGCCGCGGTCGAGCCGGTCAAGCTGGGCACGCCGCAGGGCGCCAACGAACGCAGCCTCTACCGCTACGCCTGGGGTGAGGAGCTGCAGACGTCGGTTCTCCAGTTCGGCGTGACCGTGATCGCCGACGGCTCGGTGTGGAACACCTTCCCGCCGCACCTGCACGACCGGCGCACCGAGGTCTACCTCTACGTCGACCTCGACGAGAAGGACCGGGTCTTCCACCTGATGGGCCGGCCCGGCGCCGCCCGCCACCTGGTCGTGCGCAACCGCGAGGCCGTCATCTCCCCGCCGTGGTCGATCCACTCCGGCGTCGGCACCGGCCCGTACGCCTTCATCTGGGCCATGGGCGGCGAGAACAACGAGTACACCGACCTGACCCCGGTGGCAGTGGAGGACCTGTGA
- the kduD gene encoding 2-dehydro-3-deoxy-D-gluconate 5-dehydrogenase KduD, which yields MTSPFDLHGRCAVVTGAGRGLGQAIALGLARAGADLILLGRPGSQSSARDQVAELGRDVQVVDLDVSDLDAVERVAAEVSRNRQVDILINNAGIIDREDSVDVTRQSWNRVLDVNLNGLFFLCQGFGRPMTERGHGKIVNVASLLSFQGGIRVASYAAGKHGVAGITKALANEWAPHGVQVNAIAPGYIATDNTTALREDPDRSRSILERIPAGRWGDASDIAGAAVFLSSAAADYVNGHVLVVDGGWMAR from the coding sequence GTGACCTCGCCGTTCGACCTGCACGGGCGCTGCGCCGTGGTGACCGGCGCCGGCCGCGGCCTGGGACAGGCCATCGCGCTCGGGCTCGCCCGCGCCGGGGCCGACCTGATCCTGCTGGGCCGGCCGGGCAGCCAGTCGTCCGCCCGCGACCAGGTGGCCGAGCTCGGCCGAGACGTGCAAGTCGTCGACCTCGACGTCAGCGACCTCGACGCCGTCGAACGCGTCGCCGCCGAGGTGAGCCGCAACCGTCAGGTGGACATCCTGATCAACAACGCCGGCATCATCGACCGCGAGGACTCGGTGGACGTCACCCGGCAGTCCTGGAACCGCGTGCTCGACGTCAACCTCAACGGCCTGTTCTTCCTCTGCCAGGGCTTCGGGCGCCCGATGACCGAGCGCGGCCACGGCAAGATCGTCAACGTTGCCAGTCTGCTCTCCTTCCAGGGCGGCATCCGCGTCGCGTCCTACGCCGCCGGCAAGCACGGCGTCGCCGGCATCACCAAGGCCCTGGCCAACGAGTGGGCCCCGCACGGCGTGCAGGTCAACGCCATCGCGCCCGGCTACATCGCCACCGACAACACCACCGCGCTGCGCGAGGACCCCGACCGTTCCCGCTCCATCCTCGAACGCATCCCCGCCGGCCGCTGGGGAGACGCCTCCGACATCGCTGGAGCGGCCGTCTTCCTGAGCTCGGCCGCCGCCGACTACGTCAACGGCCACGTCCTGGTCGTCGACGGAGGCTGGATGGCCCGCTGA
- a CDS encoding tautomerase family protein, which produces MPNITVELLAGRSVEQRKAFARAVTEHAVEILGARPQDVRMVFNEITPDVVANGGVLASEDPSRAGVLAALDQN; this is translated from the coding sequence ATGCCTAACATCACCGTTGAGTTGCTGGCGGGCCGGTCCGTGGAGCAGCGCAAGGCCTTCGCCCGCGCAGTGACCGAGCATGCCGTCGAGATCCTCGGCGCCCGTCCGCAGGACGTCCGGATGGTGTTCAACGAGATCACCCCGGACGTGGTGGCCAACGGGGGCGTGCTGGCCAGCGAGGACCCCAGCCGCGCCGGTGTGCTGGCGGCGCTCGACCAGAACTAG
- a CDS encoding ABC transporter permease, producing the protein MTAEVATAPRRQIRRGAALRDAGPPVALIVIFGIFAALSPQFRSIDNVVNIVDAAAVLAVVTCGITFVLMMGSIDLSAAGVMGASALTVSLLVANNRNDNDFGLAGILIAVLLGGALGCLSGLALVLLKVPSFMATLGVSAVGLGVATLMFAGVQPNITDAMLESWAIERFLGFSYLTWIAAACILAGWLVQRYTRLGRYAYAIGGAEEVLLLSGVRVKPYKVAVFALAGAFYGLGGVMVTSQLGAGLVQAGDGYDFSAITAAVVGGTLLTGGRGGILHSAVGVLLVMVLTNGLVQVGVSPYWQGGVEGLIVVAAVAAAVIPQRRRNQVVK; encoded by the coding sequence ATGACAGCCGAGGTCGCCACTGCTCCTCGCCGCCAGATCCGGCGGGGAGCAGCGCTCCGGGACGCCGGACCGCCGGTCGCGCTGATCGTCATCTTCGGCATCTTCGCGGCCCTGAGCCCGCAGTTCCGCAGCATCGACAACGTCGTGAACATCGTGGACGCAGCCGCCGTGCTCGCCGTCGTCACCTGCGGCATCACGTTCGTGCTGATGATGGGGTCCATCGACCTGTCGGCCGCCGGCGTGATGGGCGCCTCCGCCCTGACCGTGTCACTGCTGGTCGCCAACAACCGCAACGACAACGACTTCGGACTGGCCGGGATCCTGATCGCCGTACTGTTGGGCGGTGCCCTGGGCTGCCTGAGCGGGCTCGCCCTGGTCCTGCTGAAAGTGCCGTCGTTCATGGCCACCCTCGGGGTGTCGGCCGTCGGGCTCGGCGTGGCGACCCTCATGTTCGCCGGCGTGCAGCCCAACATCACCGACGCCATGCTGGAGAGCTGGGCGATCGAGCGCTTCCTCGGCTTCTCCTATCTCACCTGGATCGCCGCCGCGTGCATCCTGGCCGGCTGGCTGGTCCAGCGCTACACCCGGCTCGGCCGCTACGCCTACGCGATCGGCGGCGCCGAAGAGGTGCTCCTGCTCTCCGGGGTGCGGGTCAAGCCGTACAAGGTCGCGGTCTTCGCCCTCGCCGGCGCCTTCTACGGCCTCGGCGGGGTGATGGTGACCAGCCAGCTCGGCGCCGGCCTGGTCCAGGCCGGCGACGGCTACGACTTCTCCGCCATCACCGCCGCCGTCGTCGGCGGCACCCTGCTCACCGGCGGTCGCGGCGGCATCCTGCACTCCGCCGTCGGTGTCCTGCTCGTCATGGTGCTCACCAACGGACTCGTCCAGGTCGGCGTCAGCCCCTACTGGCAGGGCGGGGTCGAGGGCCTGATCGTCGTGGCCGCGGTCGCTGCCGCGGTCATCCCGCAGCGTCGAAGGAACCAGGTGGTCAAATGA
- a CDS encoding alpha/beta fold hydrolase produces MHLAHHSVGNGPPVLLIHGGAEDATMLTGQAHAIAAHGRRVIWYDRRGTGDSTRADWPGSGADQHADDAAALLRELDAVPATVLGFSSGGVVALAVAARHPGVVTEVIAWEPPVVAMLPGAEQLRTALHEPYERHLRDHPDDWRGAYQVLLHTLSQGRADLDSPIVKQAEANAEAILRDDGPLITARVFAPGELPADRVVIALSETPDPLHQAIADRLAQLTGKAPVTVDGAGTHEVYLESPEVIADFLRARQELRPSGRE; encoded by the coding sequence ATGCACCTCGCCCACCACAGCGTCGGCAACGGGCCGCCCGTCCTGCTCATCCACGGCGGCGCCGAGGACGCCACGATGCTCACCGGCCAGGCCCACGCCATCGCGGCGCATGGCCGCCGGGTGATCTGGTACGACCGCCGGGGCACCGGCGACAGCACCCGCGCGGACTGGCCCGGCTCGGGCGCCGACCAGCACGCCGACGACGCCGCCGCACTGCTGCGCGAGCTCGACGCGGTGCCGGCCACCGTTCTGGGCTTCAGCTCCGGCGGCGTCGTCGCCCTGGCTGTGGCCGCCCGCCACCCCGGCGTGGTCACCGAGGTCATCGCCTGGGAGCCGCCGGTCGTCGCCATGCTGCCGGGCGCGGAGCAGCTGCGCACGGCATTGCACGAGCCTTACGAGCGGCACCTGCGCGACCACCCCGATGACTGGCGCGGGGCGTACCAGGTGCTGCTGCACACCCTGTCGCAGGGCCGAGCCGATCTGGACTCGCCGATCGTCAAGCAGGCCGAGGCGAACGCCGAGGCGATCCTGCGGGACGACGGCCCGCTCATCACCGCTCGCGTGTTCGCCCCCGGCGAGCTACCGGCCGACCGGGTCGTCATCGCGTTGAGCGAGACGCCCGACCCGCTGCACCAGGCCATCGCTGACCGTCTCGCCCAGCTGACCGGAAAAGCCCCGGTGACCGTGGACGGCGCCGGCACGCACGAGGTCTATCTGGAGAGTCCCGAGGTCATCGCCGACTTCCTGCGGGCCAGGCAGGAGCTCCGGCCGTCCGGCCGGGAGTGA
- a CDS encoding TetR/AcrR family transcriptional regulator — protein MTAPGPGRRRYDARSRQLQAQQTRDRILEIARRLFVEQGYAATSIQQIAAEAGVSGRTVFIGFTSKINLLRQAVDTAIVGDSDDIPLALRSSMQRVHQSTTAAEAFERLADAYAEIVQRAYGIYTVVHRAADADPEIAELERLLEAQRLTGAGQLAATLADRLGVTDPDAIASMRDVLWTLGSPLQYGLLVHGRGWTVERYRDWAARALTALVPPT, from the coding sequence ATGACCGCACCCGGGCCAGGCCGCCGCCGCTATGACGCCAGAAGCCGACAGTTGCAGGCCCAGCAGACCCGGGACCGGATCCTGGAGATCGCGCGGCGGCTCTTCGTCGAGCAGGGATACGCCGCCACGTCGATCCAGCAGATCGCCGCAGAAGCCGGCGTGTCCGGCCGGACCGTCTTCATCGGCTTCACTTCGAAGATCAACCTGTTGAGGCAGGCGGTGGACACCGCGATCGTCGGTGACAGCGACGACATCCCGCTCGCCCTGCGCTCGTCGATGCAACGCGTCCACCAGTCGACCACCGCGGCCGAGGCCTTCGAGCGGCTCGCCGACGCCTACGCCGAAATCGTGCAGCGCGCCTACGGCATCTACACGGTCGTGCATCGCGCCGCGGACGCCGATCCGGAAATCGCCGAACTCGAACGACTGCTCGAGGCGCAACGCCTCACCGGTGCCGGGCAACTGGCCGCCACGCTGGCCGACCGCCTCGGCGTCACCGACCCGGACGCGATCGCGTCCATGCGGGACGTCCTGTGGACGCTCGGGTCCCCGCTGCAGTACGGGCTGCTCGTCCACGGTCGCGGCTGGACCGTGGAACGCTACCGGGACTGGGCCGCCCGCGCCCTTACCGCCCTCGTCCCACCCACCTGA